The Gasterosteus aculeatus chromosome 18, fGasAcu3.hap1.1, whole genome shotgun sequence genome segment ACTATAAGGTAAAAGATGGAGAGTTTATTTCAGGAGATGTGCATTATCTCACAGGAATATACAATGTTGTGTTATATGGGGAATGATGCAGTTCCTTCTCTAAACTCAAACAAATGTCTGCACCAAATAGCGATCACATGAATGTAATTAATTGAACTACAGGAAATTGAGCATCTGTCCTTTCCTGAAGCGACTCATATAAGGTTCTACTTCTGTTTTAATTCATAGTTACTGACGGGCCTATTGAGGGAGTAAAACTTAACACATCttaaaattcaaaatgtttatgaatgaatgaatgaatatttatgaattatgtttatGAAACACAATCATTTCAAGCAATACAAAGATGGATATAAGAGGAAATAGTCCTAAAAAACCTCCTTCCTTTTAAAGGAACCCGCCTGCTTTTGTCTGCTGAAGCCGGACGTTGTGTCTCTGGTATCTGAGGGTCTCTGGTGTTCCACAGGGCTCGATCCGAGGCCCTCCGTCGTTTACAGCCCCTTGGGTCATATTCTCCTGAAGCAAAGAACCTGCACTCATCTATATGTTGCACTACAGGTCCTGTAATAATAGTGGACTGcttatcaaatatatttttttctttttatttggttACAGGAGAAAACAAACTCAAGAGAAGCACGGCACCTCCTCCAAACACAAAATAAGCCCTTTCATATGGAAATAGACTAATTGATTTCCTAAAATCCACATTAAAGCCGTGTATAATTGTGCTCGCTGTTTTAGAGCAATTAAAGCAGAATTTTCCCAACAGTTAATGACTATTATGGGATTTGCGTAATTGAGGCTCAGGTTGAATAGGCTCTGGGTTTTTTGGAATGATTCTGCTCAGAAATCCACCGCAGGGTTTTAACACGCGGTCGACATGCGAGTGAGTCTCTGCCCATGACCCTCATGTTGTCACAATACACCACATTCGATCCATTCAAGTTTGTGACAACCTCGATCCGCTCCCTCATGTATCAAAACACCAGTTGCGTCCTTCAAGGCCCCCGTGTGGGTGGCGGAAACTCAACATAACATAAACATAATAGTAACATAAAAGTAATACAATTGTTATGTTTTTAACTTCTGAACGTGTCTTGATCACTGCATCACGGTGCAAAAGTTCCTACACAACTACTTCACTCGTTAAAACTCCTTAAAACCCACGCACCGCACACAGGAAGTGGCCGTTGCCATAGCGACGTCACCCGTTACTTTGCCGACTGGCGCTCTGAAGCCTCGAGGTCATCGTCCGTTCAAGTTTTTAGACACTTGTGCATTTGTGTTCTGTTGCGATTCCATGAAATGGAGCGGATGACCTGGTCCGCGTGGTGGCTCTGGGGGGTCCGACGTGAGCCGACTGTGGCCCCTCTGACCTGAGAATCATCTCCTGtcggagagcaggaggagcagagacggTTACTGATGGTGTTTTGTGACCTCTCGTCTCTCTGCAGCGTCTACGGCTGCCCGCTGGCCAAGAAGAGGAAAGCTCTGGAGAAACAACCGCTGGAGCCGGCTGCCAAGAGGAGGCCCTTCCTCACGCCCTGcaacgggggggaggaggacgccgGCGCCTACGCCCGGTACCAGAACCGAGCCCTCGCGGAAGGGAAGGAGCAGGGTGAGGtagtggaggaggacgaggaggaagaggaggcggagagagaaggagatgaagacgTGGAGGACGAGTTCTCGGAGGACaacgaggagcaggaggaagaggaggaggatgaagaggaggaggtagaggtgGGGAGAGCGGGTGCGACAATGGGAGGAGAgcgggcggaggaagaagaggaggaggaggaagaggaggaggggatgtacgaggaggaggaagaagtggaggatggtgatgatgaggaggatgagggagaggaagatgaggaggaggatgaggaggagccaCGTCGTCAGCATGGTGAGTTTCCTGATTCTTTCTTTGTTCCCAAACGCATTTGAAAAGTGTTTTGATCCGAACTAACTGTTCATAGTAAAACTGAACTGAGTCACaataattaataatgataaatTACTGCTGGAAGACCGGCTGTCCTCGTGTCCTTTGACACGAAGTCCAACAAGACAAATTAAAATCTGCATGAGAACAGTAAAattatatatgtttttaaaaaagcaactaaaatatttaaaacaataaataggATCTAAAAATATGAAAACCAAATTATGACTCATTTTTTCCATTCTTCcatatttaaaaacagaagaaataagATAATATAACTGCAGATAATGTGACTTACAGGGaggtgtcatttgtgtttttattttagaactgagtcaaaactatattcaacccaaaacttattttttattttgaacacattgttgtatttttcaatgttaatcttttaggttcacatttgtttttttaatgatcatGACCCATAGAAAGTCAAGTAGGAGACTTATTCATGGTGGACAGTTAAATCATCTACGTGACTGTGCGTCAGTCTCTTTATAACACAAAGAGGGCTCGGATGCAGTGGATGGGCCCATTGATCAGTCCTCTTGGGACAGCGTCCTCTGGGTCTGCAGAGTCCCAGAACCAGATGGACGGGGCTTCTCTGGGACCGATGTCCCGTCCTGCATCGTCCTCTGAACCTGCAGTGGGAGAAGAGGAAGTGATGAGAGCTGCTGAGACGAGTCTGCGGTAGACcagatgctctctctctctcccgacacgtccccccccccctcctgtcctcAATCGCTTCTGACAGCGCTTCACGAATAATCGGGAGAGGAGCTGTGCTGAGTTATTaactccccccctcctcgtGTCACATGCGCTCGCCTCGGCTTCTCCTCCTGAGAATATTTATGGCTCCCCGAATCGGAGCACCTCACCCGCCTCCCTTTTCAATTTCTCTGCTCTCACTCGCGTCTCTGTCCCCAAAATCCACAGCGAGGCTTAGCGGGGAGAGCGGCTCTgggttgtgtgttttatgtgagtAAATAGTGGATCATAATTGGGAGGGATGCTGCTAATGTATTCAGGAGAATATGAGAAGAAACGGGGCTCATCAGCACCACTGAGTTTATTATAGGCTGTAAAAAGCTTCCTTTCCTTTTCATCTGCAGGATTATTATTCTGTAAATGAACAGATGGTTATAATATCTACCAAATTAATcaatttcctcttttgtttttgacCAATTACCTTGTTTATGTAGTTTGTGGCGCAGAATACCGGGCTGTGAGACGTTCTTGTATCTGGATGTCTGAgaggtttctttctctctttcccccgACGGCAGAGAACCACTACAAACCCGCGGGACAATCAAAGCTGCTTCTCATTCAGaaggacgacaacaacaaccacagctGCACCATCGGCGGCGGCAACGCCCCCGGGGAGGATTACGAGAACTACGACGAGCTGGTCGCCAAGTCGCTGCTCAACCTGGGGAAGATCGCGGAAGACGCCGCCTACCAGGCCCTGACCGAGTCCGAGATGAACAGCAACTCCTCCAACAGCGgcggggaggacgaggacgacgaggagtACGACGCCGGCGGCCGCGGCGGCCGCAAGGGCGAGCTGAGCGTGGACTTGGACAGCGACGTGGTCCGGGAGACGGTGGACTCCCTCAAGCTGCTGGCGCAGGGACACGGCGCCATGCTGCCCGAGGACGGCTACCCGGACGGCGGCATGCTGGGCGACGCGGGCCACCACGCCAACGGGAGGCCCGGCGTCGGGGTGAGGGTTCAGGCGGacgagagcgaggaggaggtgtgCCTCAGCAGCCTGGAGTGTCTGAGGAACCAGTGCTTCGATCTGGCCCGGAAGCTGAGCGAGACGCAGGCGTGCGACCGCCCGGCCCTCCACGCGCTGCACCACCAGCTCCAGTTGCCGGCGGACCACCAGGTGGTGCATCACCTGAACAGGTTCGTCATCTCCGAAAGAGCCTTTTGATCGTGTTGTTGCTTGTTCCACCTACTCGTATTTCCGCCTACTTTTGTGTCCTATGAAAGGCTCTGCAGGTAGATTAAAGCCTTATTTATGCTTATGACCCACATTAGCGTAATTACCGGCGACTTCTCTGTGGCTCCATGGGTCGGCTTTGAAGTGAGGCAAAGGTGCTGTGTGAGATGAAAGGGAAACGTGCAGAACGGCGGAAAACAACAGGTTGTTAGTTGTTGTATCATTGGGAGCCCTCATACAAACATCAGATCTCATGGAGACGAAGCCCTCCATCGACCTTAAACGGGCTCCTGCTCTTAAAGCTACATCCTCGCCACTGGCCGTAGATAGAAGTCTATGACGGGACTTATCAAAATATACTCTCTGAAGCGTCAGACCTGGCCCAAgggtttattgttttaaagGAACAAAAGAAGTTAAGGATTACGAGCTTCATTGCGTATTGACATTGGCAGTCATTCCAGACTCCGCACCAGATGGTCGAACTTCTAGATCCAAACAGTGTGCCTGAGGCGTCCCGGCATTCCAGTGATCCGTCACTCACTGGCGGCCATTTCTGGTCCCACCGTCGGCTCAGGTACGACAGCTGCCAGCAGAGCGCCCAGGAGGAGCACCGGTCCCTGGAGCGCAGCTACTCCGACATGGTGAACCTGatgaagctggaggagcagctgagtcCGGGGTCCAGAGGGTATCCGACCAGCTGCAGCCAGGAGGGCGACGAGGACACCACGTCGGTGGCCTCCGACCGCTCGGACGAGACCTTCGACATGGCCAAGGGAAACCTGTCGCTGCTGGAGAAGGCCATCGCCCTGGAGTCGGAGAGGGCGAAGGTCATGAGGGACCGCATCGCCTCGGAGCACTCGCTGCCCCGTcgggaccaccaccaccaccaccaccaccgaggCCACGGCGAGCACAGCTCGCGGCTGAGCTGCGCCGGAGAGGAGCGCAAGTCCAGGATGCACCACGACGGGTTGAAGAGGGCGTTCTACCCGAAAGGTAACGAAGGGAACATCTCGCTATGCCACGTTTCCATGTCTGTGCACAGGTTTGTTGctggggagtttttcctccGTCGCGTCGTCACCCAGTTGGTCCCACCTCAGATGTTTTACAtcagagaaagaaaagccttttttcttcCACGCCAGGACTATTTTTATCAGGGCTTCCAGAGGCAGATTTAGTTCAGCCAGTCAGTCGGTGAGTGTAACTCCGCAGCATCACAAGACTTTGTTTCTGTACCGTGTCCAAAGTCATCGTCCCATCATGTTCCCTCTCCAAATTCTGCCAATTTGCCAATGTGACCTGAATCTGCTTTTTTCCTCCAAAGATCTGACTTCAAGTCAGCGAGGAGGACGTTTATCTCGTCTTATTGTAAccctcaaaaaaacacacaactgtaactttaatgccCCCATCTGCCCCCGATTGGACCATTCCTGACCCTTAAAACCTGTTGTGTTAATTCCGAAATTTTGAACATGGGCTCCGATGAGATAATGGGCCTGGTTTTCAACAGCaacacagttttcttttttcccccgcaGATGCTCAGTTTTCCTCTGACAGCAGCTTATGTTGTTAAAATAGGCCGTTGTGGGAACATCAGACGGCCGGCTTGTCAGGCATGAGTAATGGCAATCTGCGTGGCCCGTTAGGAGAGCAAATCCATCCGTGTGACGCTCTCTTCGGCCTATTTCTCTAAATCCACTCAAATGCGCCTCCCTCCCGGCGGCGTTGCAGTCGCCGCTGTGCGGTTATCAGCCTCGCATCGGCTCCAAACGCTTCGGTACCACAGAGGAAGTTCTTCTTTAGTCCAAAACTTCCATTACGATCAACACTCCCATCGGGGACGTCACGCTCCTCTCCGGTGCCAATTCGCCGGCCCAATCGACCCAAATCTGCACCGTGAATCTGTTCCGCTGACTTTTGCAGTGGTTCCCAATCTGGGGGGCGCGCCCTCTAGGGGAGGCGCAGTGGAATTACATGGACGCAACTTCATCACCACAAcgataaaacaatacaaaacaaaatgataataaataccAGTGTTGTGGTGAAGATAAGGGCACTACATCATATGGTACCTCATGTCCTAATGATGtaaagacagagaaaaagaaaaagatacatTTACGACTGGTGAAAAGTGTAAATCCGAGTCTCACCATCACAACAACAGAAGGTAAAAGTGTGAAACTACGAGGAGGCACATCTGTCCCCCGGGCTTCACAGGCAGAGTGTCTTCCAGCCTGCGGACTCATCTcacgtctctctgtcctctccagACTCTTCCCGAGGGGACAAGAAGGAGAGCAAGTGTCCGACGCCGGGCTGCGACGGCACCGGCCACGTGACGGGTCTCTACCCGCACCACCGCAGCCTGTCCGGGTGTCCCCACAAAGACCGGGTCCCTCCTGAGAGTAGGTCCCTCTGCCCGGaggtctcacacacagcttcaaACAGAGACCACGATGAGCGTCTTTAGTCCAACGGAAACAAGTGACCTCCGACCTTTTAAAGCCATCATAAAGACCATATGTGCATTCCTTTGGTCTGTTAGGCTCCTCCCAAACTAAATAATCAAAATGCCATCCCATAATGTTCAATGAAGGCTCAATCAGGCTGTTCACTTATTATTGAGCTTATTGACGTTTCATTTGAACACAACCACATTGTTTTGCCTCTGAGAAATGTTGCTGAAAGCTAAAACCATCATCGATTAAAACTGATCTGTTGTGTCTTCTGTTCTAAAACTGAACTGATTCCCGTACGAGCAGCGTCACGTCTGCGACACATTTATCATCCAAACCTTCACCTCCTGACTTTGTATCTTCTGGACACAATGGAGAGTCTGACATTATTGCATCAAACGACATGTTGGATGGATTGTGTAGCGGCGAAACATTGGACATGCATGACTccacatctgtgtttttttgataAATACTTTCTGTTTGACTTGCTGAAAGCTGAGCGCAGGATTTAGAAGTTTGTTATGAATCAGAATATAATTTGCAATCGTGTGACAAAATGCTCTTTAAGTTTTcactttcctttcctccctcctcatcacaCCCGCCTGATGTCTGGTTTCCGTTCATGACGTGCATGAAGAAATCAGTTTGATGCACCAGCTGCTAAATAACAAATGCATGAGAAAACCTCCGAAGCTGCTTTAATCCCGCTCACTAAATGTGTCGTTAGATCAGGTGAAACGTGAGGAACACAACAAAAGGATATTTAAATACCTTTTAGTTTTTTGGTATTTTGGGCTGTATTTTCGCCTCTTGTCTCATTTATCTGTAGTAACTATCATATATAATATCTCTGAGCCCAAATAATACAAGCTAGATTTCTCAGAAGCTCAATATTAAAACCACAATGATAATAATCGCCAGCGGGAAAagacctccgcccccccccccccggtgcttgCGCTGCACTGGTGTACCTGGCGGAGGTCGCATGTCCTCTCCCGCCGGCGTCGGCCATCGTCACGCCGCCCGCCTGCATGCCGAGCCGCCGCAGTAACTCTCCTGTCTGCTCCTAACCCTCGCTGTCTTTCTCACCTTCTCCTGTCTGTCAAAGTCCTTGCCATGTATGAGAATGTTTTAAAGTGCCCCACTCCCGGCTGCTCTGGACGGGGTCATGTCAATAGCAACCGGAACTCGCACCGCAGGTGAGTGACAGCGGCcgtcggcccgcgggccgcagGGCCCAAGAAACAAACATGGCCGACACGTGAATGTGGAACGTTTACCGCGCGAAAGGCTTGAAGTGTGCGCGCTTTTCTGATTGGTagacacacacttcctgtttacttTAATCCAGAAAGTGGAATAAGGCTTTAAGGCTGCGAATGACGcagggttttattttttcaggtcAGGTCGGATGTTACGAGCCGCTCTCGTTTTACACACAACCCTGAAACACAAGATCTTCTTTTACCCCTCCAGTGTTGCTGTTTTTGTCCCTAAGAGAGCGTTTGGTCTCCTGATACCAGGGAATTACCACATTTCCTCTCGCATGAAATGATCTCTGTGGCTGCAAAATTCCCAGGCTCAGGATGTGGTGGAAAAGAAGGGggctttaatttaaatgtttgagCTTAAGGTGCGTCACATCAGGCAGACcatcacacacgcgcacacacacacacacacacacacacactttgaattATGTAAAGTGATTAGGATTCACACTCTTCTCCTCACACATACATAGAGCCTGAaaccacagacacagatttatgcacacacacttgcacacactcacacgcagacagacttgcacacacacacacacacacacacacacacacacacaaaggatcTCACAGACAGCCGCACACGTGCAGACAGAGAagctcacgcgcacacacacacacacacacacacacacacacacacgcacacacacacactggctcagACGTGGCCGCGGGGTGTGTTATGTAGCACAGCTCCGCTGGGAAAGGAAACAAAGCGCTAGCTAGTTAGCGTAGCCACCGTTAGCTAGCGGCTCACACAGCTTTCATGTCTGgcagttgccatggaaacgccTTCATAGCAGCAGCATCTGCCGTGCTGGTCTGTCACACAATGCTCACACGCTCCTATCAaccttaaagtgtgtgtgtgtgtgtgtgtgtgtgcgtgcgtgagtgagCTTTCATTCCTCTCGTGTATCAAGTGATTGGGAATCGCCCGGAGTgacagacggagggagaagTTTTAGTTTTAAATACAAGCCGTTTCTCTTTTAGTCCAAAACTcacggcagaaaaaaaaagaccttaGAGGCTCGTCAGAGACTTCGTTTGGGAAGAAACGGGTTTGTTTGGAGGTCAAAATGCGTTTAGGAGCTAAAGCGACAGCTGCGCGCGAGCTGACTGCTTCTATCTTTACTTCCTTTTATTTGGGATGAAGGGATGCAGGACTTCTGATCAGTCGGTAACCAGTCACCAAGCTGTCGCATAGTTAGTAGAGAGTCACCACACCAGTAAGTCATTGGAACCAGTCAGTGAATCCAGTGAGTCCGAGGTGAACTGGTCAATAGTCAATTCATCAAAGTCAGAAACCCTCAGTCTCTAAACCAGTCAGTCAGTAAACCAGTCCGTCAGTGAGTTGAGTCACAAACCAGCCAGTAAACCAGCAGCGCAGTCATCACAAAGTCAACCTCAACTCACAATTCATTCTGAACCTCTCTTCAGCcagatgctgtgtgtgtctgtgtggaccgTACAGTGTATGTAATCAGGCCGTGtgctgtctccctccctccctccctccctccctccttccgtcCTCCAGTCTGTCCGGCTGCCCCATCGCTGCAGCAGACAAGATGTCGAAGGTCCACGAGAAAAGCATCCCGACTGAGAGCGGCAGTAAGACCAATCAGACGTCAGACCGCGTGCTCAGGTACGGCCCACTCGAGTCAGAGCGACGATAAGGCGACGTGTTTTAGTGACAGCGACGTGCGTCAAATCCAAAAGTTATCCTGCCGACGCAAAGCCGACTGTATCTGGTTCTTTGCTGTTTGGGTTTTGgttcacttttattattatattattatttgctGTACAATTACATTCACCATCTAGTTTTAGATCAGGGAGGCCGTATCGTGCAAAGAATTTAACTCTGTGTCCAAAAAAAGCCTcttaaaaagtaaaacacaaaccaacaatgTTTTGGTGAACGTCTTAAGAAGACCTTTCTGTGCGTCTCTTAGATGATGGATGGTGCATTAAGCAGAAACCATTAAGCCTAAACCAGTAACCGTACTCAACAGTGTTAGTAAGGACACCAAATGATGGAATTGTCGCAGTGGGAAGCTGCTGCAGATCATTCAAACTTTATTTAActgaacagaaacaaagaaaaataaacagcttTGGGAAATATCGTCGCATGCGTGAAAGAAACCCTCTTCTCACATCACAACTCAAGGATGCCAAAGGGTCACCTATTTGTATTAATGTCATACAAAGCagacattttaaacaaagagaaaggaaCAGCGTGCTAACGTCTCCCTCCTGAAGCAGTTTGCTTTCTCAtgcaaaacaatacattttaattggGGAAGCCCACTGGTGAAGATGCAGACATAATGAACACAGCGTCTAATCTGTCTTTGCTTTTGGGAAACGTTGATTATATTCACGCTCATTGCTTAAATGAAAGAGAAGCCAAATGGTAgagtgtaacccccccccccctcgcccccctcttCAGGCCGATGTGCTTCGTCAAGCAGCTGGAGATCCCTCAGTACGGCTACAAGAACAACGTCCCCACCAGCACGCCGCGCTCCAACCTGGCCAAAGAGCTGGAGAAATACTCCAAGACCAGCTACGACTACGGCGGCTACGACGGGCAGCACGGCGGCGGCTACGGGAAGCGAGGCCTCGCCACCAAGCTCCCCCACGGCCGGGACACCTCCCCCAAAGGATACGACGGTGAGTTACGCCGTCTCCTTTGTTTACggaaaaaggagaggaggaagtgtgGTGGGTTCGTCTCTTTTACGTCACGGCGCGCCGGCGCCGCTTCCGCAGCACAATGGTGGAATGTAAATCAGCTAGGGGAAGAATGACGAGTGGTGATGAGAGGAAGCAGGTGTGGTTCAGTCTTTACTCACATGCCAAATGATCCACCTCCtgcaaacacataaatacatcttATTTTAATCAGCGTTCCCAGTTTCGTACACTCTCGAGGAGAAATGAGGAGAAAGAAACAGATTTGCACTCAGTCCTGTAAGGGAAGCAAACCTGCAGTGATTCCCACTATGGAGgattccttttctcttttcccgtTGCAGGGAGAACATTTTGTACTTGACAACAAAAGCTtgatacacacagacagacacacacagacagacacacactcacacatgctctGTATAGTCAGTGCATTCTCTTTGTTAGAGCGCTGAAAAAACGACGGTGTTTTCCGCCTCTCCACATGGAGGGGAGATAAAAAGAAGAGAGGCGAGTTATGGAAATGCCGAGCCAAGAGGCTTTTTGGACGGAGGTGatgtggagggaggaggtgcagatggagggaggaggtgcagaTGGAGGGATTGTGAAGCGGGACGGAGATAATGGAGGCGAGTTTCTTGGCTGGGAGCCATTAGCGAGACgcaggaaagagagggaggtttTTTAGACGAGGTGTCTCCCCCCTGATATCACCCCTCCTCTCCAgcatcctttcctccctcctatCCAGCATCCTTCCCTGCCTCCTCTCCAGCATCCTTCCCTGCCTCCTCTCCAGCATCCTTCCCTGCCTCCTCTCCAgcatccttccctccctcctctccagcatccttccctccctcctctccagcatcctttcctccctcctctccagcatccttccctccctcctctccagcatcctttcctccctcctctccagcatccttccctccctcctctccagcatcctttcctccctcctctccagcatccttccctccctcctctccagcatcctttcctccctcctctccagcatcCTTTCCTCCATGACCTTCACCCTGCCCCACAGCTGACTATTCCTTCCtccttgtgttttattgtgttcttctacgtttattttcttttagttgAGACTTAAATATACTTCACGTAGTGTCAATAAACAGTCAAGAATTTCCCTTCAAAAGTGGTCCTTGTAGTTTGTGGGTTGGGAGGAAGTGGAGGTTTGTGGGGAACTATTTGCTGCAGCGGATGAATCCACATTTGGTGCTCATGTATTTCTGCAGTTCGGTTAAACAGACAAAGTTAGACCTgctccttttttacattttgtgccAATCTGCAACTCAAAAGTAAGTTTTATGATTGTTGTTCACTTTGCAGAATGAATACGCTTACATGCACcaaatatgaaatataaagTTAAAGAGGATCGCTGATAATATGTTTGTATATTGATAACTGATAATTAGTTGGATATAATGATGCTATAACCTGAACTCTAGAAACAACTCTTTCAGACACAATACGTTGATTTTACGAACCATGATGTCATATaaacatataacatatataataataatttcataaTAGAggaacacaggtgtgtgtgtgtaaatgtgtccgGTAAGGATAATAAAACTTGATGACTGTTTATTTGGTTCCTGATGAACATCACAACATAAATATCACCGTCTCTGTTTCCCTTcatctatttttatttcttatttataaATGAAACTCCTCGTTTTGGACGATTTCTGATCCATCTGCTGCAGTTTGGATGAACGCCAGCGGCAATCTAACAAATCAACcctctgcgtgtctgtgtgtgcgtctgtgtgtgtgcgtctgtgtgtgtgtgtctatgtgtcggtgtgtgtgtgtgtgtgtgcacatttctgtgtgtgtgactgtgtgcgtgtgtctgtgtgtgtgtgtgtgcatgtgtctgtgtgtgtgcacatttctgtgtgtgtgtctgtgtgtgtgtgtgtgtgtgtgcatgtgtctgtgtgtgtgcacatttctgtgtgtgcgtgtgt includes the following:
- the myt1la gene encoding myelin transcription factor 1-like, a isoform X5 — its product is MEVNAARKRHRTRSKGVRAAVEAATQELFSCPTPGCDGGGHVSGKYARHRSVYGCPLAKKRKALEKQPLEPAAKRRPFLTPCNGGEEDAGAYARYQNRALAEGKEQGEVVEEDEEEEEAEREGDEDVEDEFSEDNEEQEEEEEDEEEEVEVGRAGATMGGERAEEEEEEEEEEEGMYEEEEEVEDGDDEEDEGEEDEEEDEEEPRRQHENHYKPAGQSKLLLIQKDDNNNHSCTIGGGNAPGEDYENYDELVAKSLLNLGKIAEDAAYQALTESEMNSNSSNSGGEDEDDEEYDAGGRGGRKGELSVDLDSDVVRETVDSLKLLAQGHGAMLPEDGYPDGGMLGDAGHHANGRPGVGVRVQADESEEEVCLSSLECLRNQCFDLARKLSETQACDRPALHALHHQLQLPADHQVVHHLNRYDSCQQSAQEEHRSLERSYSDMVNLMKLEEQLSPGSRGYPTSCSQEGDEDTTSVASDRSDETFDMAKGNLSLLEKAIALESERAKVMRDRIASEHSLPRRDHHHHHHHRGHGEHSSRLSCAGEERKSRMHHDGLKRAFYPKDSSRGDKKESKCPTPGCDGTGHVTGLYPHHRSLSGCPHKDRVPPEILAMYENVLKCPTPGCSGRGHVNSNRNSHRSLSGCPIAAADKMSKVHEKSIPTESGSKTNQTSDRVLRPMCFVKQLEIPQYGYKNNVPTSTPRSNLAKELEKYSKTSYDYGGYDGQHGGGYGKRGLATKLPHGRDTSPKGYDAKRYCKTSSPASSTTSSYAPSSSSSLSCGGGGAGGGGGGGGGGSSASSTCSKSSFDYTHDMEAAHMAATAILNLSTRCRELPHALGGKPQDLLTQISAVHLSPVGDLEDGGPLDVGGQPGGPEGSGTVLTPLQPMSPQRQALLSSRCYQLSEADCWDLPVDYTKIKRLGGEEEHKEADQLDPFQELLEEQRYPAEAPVHSPKHHKYPACKEGKKELLTLSSCQLADKNIRGIMTTNSQDLRCPTPGCDGSGHITGNYASHRSLSGCPRAKKSGIKILHSKEDKDDQEPIKCPVPGCDGQGHVTGKYASHRSASGCPLAAKRQKDNYVNGSQFVWKSGKTDGMSCPTPGCDGSGHVSGSFLTHRRWALSGCPRATSAMKKARMSGVEMLTIKQRASKGIENDEEIKQLDEEIKDLNESNTQVESDMIKLRTQQITTMETNLKSIEEENKVIEQQNDSLLHELANLSQSLINSLANIQLPHMKPAAQKEAPVKHSCCVQMPPREPMNEQNFDTYVSTLTDMYTHQDQYQSPENKALLENIKQAVQGIQV
- the myt1la gene encoding myelin transcription factor 1-like, a isoform X6, translating into MEVNAARKRHRTRSKGVRAAVEAATQELFSCPTPGCDGGGHVSGKYARHRSVYGCPLAKKRKALEKQPLEPAAKRRPFLTPCNGGEEDAGAYARYQNRALAEGKEQGEVVEEDEEEEEAEREGDEDVEDEFSEDNEEQEEEEEDEEEEVEVGRAGATMGGERAEEEEEEEEEEEGMYEEEEEVEDGDDEEDEGEEDEEEDEEEPRRQHENHYKPAGQSKLLLIQKDDNNNHSCTIGGGNAPGEDYENYDELVAKSLLNLGKIAEDAAYQALTESEMNSNSSNSGGEDEDDEEYDAGGRGGRKGELSVDLDSDVVRETVDSLKLLAQGHGAMLPEDGYPDGGMLGDAGHHANGRPGVGVRVQADESEEEVCLSSLECLRNQCFDLARKLSETQACDRPALHALHHQLQLPADHQVVHHLNRYDSCQQSAQEEHRSLERSYSDMVNLMKLEEQLSPGSRGYPTSCSQEGDEDTTSVASDRSDETFDMAKGNLSLLEKAIALESERAKVMRDRIASEHSLPRRDHHHHHHHRGHGEHSSRLSCAGEERKSRMHHDGLKRAFYPKDSSRGDKKESKCPTPGCDGTGHVTGLYPHHRSLSGCPHKDRVPPEILAMYENVLKCPTPGCSGRGHVNSNRNSHRSLSGCPIAAADKMSKVHEKSIPTESGSKTNQTSDRVLRPMCFVKQLEIPQYGYKNNVPTSTPRSNLAKELEKYSKTSYDYGGYDGQHGGGYGKRGLATKLPHGRDTSPKGYDAKRYCKTSSPASSTTSSYAPSSSSSLSCGGGGAGGGGGGGGGGSSASSTCSKSSFDYTHDMEAAHMAATAILNLSTRCRELPHALGGKPQDLLTQISAVHLSPVGDLEDGGPLDVGGQPGGPEGSGTVLTPLQPMSPQRQALLSSRCYQLSEADCWDLPVDYTKIKRLGGEEEHKEADQLDPFQELLEEQRYPAEAPVHSPKHHKYPACKEGKKELLTLSSCQLADKNIRGIMTTNSQDLRCPTPGCDGSGHITGNYASHRSLSGCPRAKKSGIKILHSKEDKDDQEPIKCPVPGCDGQGHVTGKYASHRSASGCPLAAKRQKDNYVNGSQFVWKSGKTDGMSCPTPGCDGSGHVSGSFLTHRSLSGCPRATSAMKKARMSGVEMLTIKQRASKGIENDEEIKQLDEEIKDLNESNTQVESDMIKLRTQITTMETNLKSIEEENKVIEQQNDSLLHELANLSQSLINSLANIQLPHMKPAAQKEAPVKHSCCVQMPPREPMNEQNFDTYVSTLTDMYTHQDQYQSPENKALLENIKQAVQGIQV